One genomic window of Lagenorhynchus albirostris chromosome 17, mLagAlb1.1, whole genome shotgun sequence includes the following:
- the GPT gene encoding alanine aminotransferase 1 isoform X4, translating into MALRTGDHSQAATNGLKEKVLTLDTMNPCVRKVEYAVRGPIVLRALELEQELRQGVRKPFTEVIRANIGDAQAMGQTPITFLRQVLALCVHPDLLNSPDFPDDAKRRAERILQACGGHSLGECQNLPEPPAGAGAGGGCPRRRWVCPLEGAGLLGREARGPPGPTRTPTLSFLSPGPGAYSISSGTQLIREDVARYIERRDGGIPADPNNIFLSTGASDAIVTLLKLLVAGEGGTRTGVLIPIPQYPLYSAALAELNAVQVDYYLDEERAWALDVAELRRALLQARDHCRPRALCIINPGNPTGQVQTRECIEAVIRFAFEEGLFLLADEVYQDNVYAEGSQFHSFKKVLTEMGPPYATRQELASFHSVSKGYMGECGFRGGYVEVVNMDAAVQQQMQKLRSVRLCPPTPGQVLLDVAVSPPAPSDPSFAQFQAELGLAPDMFFCLRLLEETGICVVPGSGFGQREGTYHFRMTILPPMEKLRPLLETLSQFHAKFTREYS; encoded by the exons ATGGCCTTGAGAACAGGTGACCACAGTCAGGCTGCAACGAATGGGCTGAAGGAGAAGGTGCTGACGCTGGACACCATGAACCCGTGTGTCCGGAAGGTGGAGTACGCGGTACGAGGCCCAATCGTGCTGCGCGCgctggagctggagcaggagcTGCGCCAG GGCGTAAGGAAGCCCTTCACTGAGGTCATCCGAGCCAACATCGGGGACGCACAGGCCATGGGGCAGACGCCTATCACCTTCCTGCGCCAG GTCCTGGCGCTCTGCGTCCACCCTGATCTCCTGAACAGCCCTGACTTCCCCGACGACGCCAAGAGGAGGGCGGAGCGCATCCTGCAGGCATGTGGGGGCCACAGCCTGGGTGAGTGCCAGAACCTGCCCGAGCCCCCGGCAGGGGCAGGCGCTGGCGGAGGCTGTCCCAGGAGACGGTGGGTCTGCCCGCTGGAAGGGGCGGGTCTCCTCGGGAGGGAGGCAAGGGGACCTCCCGGCCCCACCCGCACTCCCACCCTGTCCTTCCTGTCCCCGGGCCCAGGGGCCTACAGCATCAGCTCCGGCACCCAGCTGATCCGCGAGGACGTGGCGCGGTACATTGAGCGGCGCGATGGAGGCATTCCCGCCGACCCCAATAACATCTTCCTGTCCACGGGGGCCAGCGACGCCATCGTG ACGTTGCTGAAGTTGCTGGTGGCCGGCGAGGGTGGCACGCGCACGGGCGTGCTCATCcccatccctcagtatccactcTACTCCGCCGCGCTGGCCGAGCTCAACGCGGTGCAGGTGGACTACTACCTGGACGAGGAGCGCGCCTGGGCGCTCGACGTGGCCGAGCTGCGGCGCGCGCTGCTCCAGGCGCGTGACCACTGCCGCCCCCGCGCGCTCTGCATCATCAACCCCGGCAACCCCACCG GTCAGGTGCAGACCCGCGAGTGCATTGAGGCCGTGATCCGCTTCGCCTTTGAGGAGGGGCTCTTCCTGTTGGCCGATGAG GTGTACCAGGACAACGTGTACGCCGAGGGCTCGCAGTTCCACTCGTTCAAGAAAGTGCTCACGGAGATGGGGCCGCCATACGCGACGCGGCAGGAGCTCGCCTCCTTCCACTCGGTCTCCAAGGGCTACATGGGCGA GTGCGGCTTCCGCGGCGGCTACGTGGAGGTGGTGAACATGGACGCAGCGGTGCAGCAGCAGATGCAGAAGCTGCGGAGCGTGCGCCTGTGCCCGCCCACGCCGGGCCAGGTCCTGCTAGACGTGGCGGTCAGCCCGCCCGCGCCCTCCGACCCCTCCTTCGCGCAGTTCCAGGCG gAGCTGGGCCTGGCTCCCGACATGTTTTTTTGCCTGCGCCTCCTGGAGGAGACCGGCATCTGCGTGGTGCCTGGCAGTGGCTTCGGGCAGCGGGAAGGCACCTACCACTTCCG GATGACCATTCTGCCCCCCATGGAGAAGCTGCGGCCCTTGCTGGAAACGCTGAGCCAGTTCCACGCCAAGTTCACCCGCGAGTACTCCTGA
- the GPT gene encoding alanine aminotransferase 1 isoform X5: MALRTGDHSQAATNGLKEKVLTLDTMNPCVRKVEYAVRGPIVLRALELEQELRQGVRKPFTEVIRANIGDAQAMGQTPITFLRQVLALCVHPDLLNSPDFPDDAKRRAERILQACGGHSLGAYSISSGTQLIREDVARYIERRDGGIPADPNNIFLSTGASDAIVTLLKLLVAGEGGTRTGVLIPIPQYPLYSAALAELNAVQVDYYLDEERAWALDVAELRRALLQARDHCRPRALCIINPGNPTGQVQTRECIEAVIRFAFEEGLFLLADEVYQDNVYAEGSQFHSFKKVLTEMGPPYATRQELASFHSVSKGYMGECGFRGGYVEVVNMDAAVQQQMQKLRSVRLCPPTPGQVLLDVAVSPPAPSDPSFAQFQAERRAVLAELAAKAKLTEQVFNEAPGIRCNPVQGAMYSFPRVQLPPRAVQRAQELGLAPDMFFCLRLLEETGICVVPGSGFGQREGTYHFRMTILPPMEKLRPLLETLSQFHAKFTREYS; encoded by the exons ATGGCCTTGAGAACAGGTGACCACAGTCAGGCTGCAACGAATGGGCTGAAGGAGAAGGTGCTGACGCTGGACACCATGAACCCGTGTGTCCGGAAGGTGGAGTACGCGGTACGAGGCCCAATCGTGCTGCGCGCgctggagctggagcaggagcTGCGCCAG GGCGTAAGGAAGCCCTTCACTGAGGTCATCCGAGCCAACATCGGGGACGCACAGGCCATGGGGCAGACGCCTATCACCTTCCTGCGCCAG GTCCTGGCGCTCTGCGTCCACCCTGATCTCCTGAACAGCCCTGACTTCCCCGACGACGCCAAGAGGAGGGCGGAGCGCATCCTGCAGGCATGTGGGGGCCACAGCCTGG GGGCCTACAGCATCAGCTCCGGCACCCAGCTGATCCGCGAGGACGTGGCGCGGTACATTGAGCGGCGCGATGGAGGCATTCCCGCCGACCCCAATAACATCTTCCTGTCCACGGGGGCCAGCGACGCCATCGTG ACGTTGCTGAAGTTGCTGGTGGCCGGCGAGGGTGGCACGCGCACGGGCGTGCTCATCcccatccctcagtatccactcTACTCCGCCGCGCTGGCCGAGCTCAACGCGGTGCAGGTGGACTACTACCTGGACGAGGAGCGCGCCTGGGCGCTCGACGTGGCCGAGCTGCGGCGCGCGCTGCTCCAGGCGCGTGACCACTGCCGCCCCCGCGCGCTCTGCATCATCAACCCCGGCAACCCCACCG GTCAGGTGCAGACCCGCGAGTGCATTGAGGCCGTGATCCGCTTCGCCTTTGAGGAGGGGCTCTTCCTGTTGGCCGATGAG GTGTACCAGGACAACGTGTACGCCGAGGGCTCGCAGTTCCACTCGTTCAAGAAAGTGCTCACGGAGATGGGGCCGCCATACGCGACGCGGCAGGAGCTCGCCTCCTTCCACTCGGTCTCCAAGGGCTACATGGGCGA GTGCGGCTTCCGCGGCGGCTACGTGGAGGTGGTGAACATGGACGCAGCGGTGCAGCAGCAGATGCAGAAGCTGCGGAGCGTGCGCCTGTGCCCGCCCACGCCGGGCCAGGTCCTGCTAGACGTGGCGGTCAGCCCGCCCGCGCCCTCCGACCCCTCCTTCGCGCAGTTCCAGGCG GAGAGGCGGGCGGTGCTGGCCGAGCTGGCGGCCAAGGCCAAGCTCACGGAGCAGGTCTTCAACGAGGCTCCCGGCATCCGCTGCAACCCGGTGCAGGGAGCCATGTACTCCTTCCCGCGCGTGCAGCTGCCCCCGCGTGCGGTGCAGCGCGCTCAG gAGCTGGGCCTGGCTCCCGACATGTTTTTTTGCCTGCGCCTCCTGGAGGAGACCGGCATCTGCGTGGTGCCTGGCAGTGGCTTCGGGCAGCGGGAAGGCACCTACCACTTCCG GATGACCATTCTGCCCCCCATGGAGAAGCTGCGGCCCTTGCTGGAAACGCTGAGCCAGTTCCACGCCAAGTTCACCCGCGAGTACTCCTGA
- the GPT gene encoding alanine aminotransferase 1 isoform X1: MALRTGDHSQAATNGLKEKVLTLDTMNPCVRKVEYAVRGPIVLRALELEQELRQGVRKPFTEVIRANIGDAQAMGQTPITFLRQVLALCVHPDLLNSPDFPDDAKRRAERILQACGGHSLGECQNLPEPPAGAGAGGGCPRRRWVCPLEGAGLLGREARGPPGPTRTPTLSFLSPGPGAYSISSGTQLIREDVARYIERRDGGIPADPNNIFLSTGASDAIVTLLKLLVAGEGGTRTGVLIPIPQYPLYSAALAELNAVQVDYYLDEERAWALDVAELRRALLQARDHCRPRALCIINPGNPTGQVQTRECIEAVIRFAFEEGLFLLADEVYQDNVYAEGSQFHSFKKVLTEMGPPYATRQELASFHSVSKGYMGECGFRGGYVEVVNMDAAVQQQMQKLRSVRLCPPTPGQVLLDVAVSPPAPSDPSFAQFQADDHSAPHGEAAALAGNAEPVPRQVHPRVLLRTPLGARLDRQGRPRADSARVVGVSGALWTCSCCLCGWASPLFRPLIKQWAGLAACRLCAHLYAPPQPCPLLTAFLCGVLCRPGGPGGVVREGFQGR; the protein is encoded by the exons ATGGCCTTGAGAACAGGTGACCACAGTCAGGCTGCAACGAATGGGCTGAAGGAGAAGGTGCTGACGCTGGACACCATGAACCCGTGTGTCCGGAAGGTGGAGTACGCGGTACGAGGCCCAATCGTGCTGCGCGCgctggagctggagcaggagcTGCGCCAG GGCGTAAGGAAGCCCTTCACTGAGGTCATCCGAGCCAACATCGGGGACGCACAGGCCATGGGGCAGACGCCTATCACCTTCCTGCGCCAG GTCCTGGCGCTCTGCGTCCACCCTGATCTCCTGAACAGCCCTGACTTCCCCGACGACGCCAAGAGGAGGGCGGAGCGCATCCTGCAGGCATGTGGGGGCCACAGCCTGGGTGAGTGCCAGAACCTGCCCGAGCCCCCGGCAGGGGCAGGCGCTGGCGGAGGCTGTCCCAGGAGACGGTGGGTCTGCCCGCTGGAAGGGGCGGGTCTCCTCGGGAGGGAGGCAAGGGGACCTCCCGGCCCCACCCGCACTCCCACCCTGTCCTTCCTGTCCCCGGGCCCAGGGGCCTACAGCATCAGCTCCGGCACCCAGCTGATCCGCGAGGACGTGGCGCGGTACATTGAGCGGCGCGATGGAGGCATTCCCGCCGACCCCAATAACATCTTCCTGTCCACGGGGGCCAGCGACGCCATCGTG ACGTTGCTGAAGTTGCTGGTGGCCGGCGAGGGTGGCACGCGCACGGGCGTGCTCATCcccatccctcagtatccactcTACTCCGCCGCGCTGGCCGAGCTCAACGCGGTGCAGGTGGACTACTACCTGGACGAGGAGCGCGCCTGGGCGCTCGACGTGGCCGAGCTGCGGCGCGCGCTGCTCCAGGCGCGTGACCACTGCCGCCCCCGCGCGCTCTGCATCATCAACCCCGGCAACCCCACCG GTCAGGTGCAGACCCGCGAGTGCATTGAGGCCGTGATCCGCTTCGCCTTTGAGGAGGGGCTCTTCCTGTTGGCCGATGAG GTGTACCAGGACAACGTGTACGCCGAGGGCTCGCAGTTCCACTCGTTCAAGAAAGTGCTCACGGAGATGGGGCCGCCATACGCGACGCGGCAGGAGCTCGCCTCCTTCCACTCGGTCTCCAAGGGCTACATGGGCGA GTGCGGCTTCCGCGGCGGCTACGTGGAGGTGGTGAACATGGACGCAGCGGTGCAGCAGCAGATGCAGAAGCTGCGGAGCGTGCGCCTGTGCCCGCCCACGCCGGGCCAGGTCCTGCTAGACGTGGCGGTCAGCCCGCCCGCGCCCTCCGACCCCTCCTTCGCGCAGTTCCAGGCG GATGACCATTCTGCCCCCCATGGAGAAGCTGCGGCCCTTGCTGGAAACGCTGAGCCAGTTCCACGCCAAGTTCACCCGCGAGTACTCCTGAGGACACCGCTGGGAGCCAGGCTGGACCGGCAGGGACGACCCCGGGCGGACAGTGCTCGGGTTGTTGGGGTCTCTGGAGCCCTCTGGACTTGCTCCTGCTGCCTGTGTGGCTGGGCCTCCCCTCTCTTCAGGCCCCTAATAAAGCAGTGGGCTGGCTTGGCTGCTTGCAGGCTGTGTGCACACCTGTATGCGCCCCCGCAGCCTTGTCCACTCCTGACTGCCTTTCTGTGTGGGGTTCTGTGCAGGCCTGGGGGCCCAGGAggagtggtcagggagggcttccaggGGAGGTGA
- the GPT gene encoding alanine aminotransferase 1 isoform X3, with translation MALRTGDHSQAATNGLKEKVLTLDTMNPCVRKVEYAVRGPIVLRALELEQELRQGVRKPFTEVIRANIGDAQAMGQTPITFLRQVLALCVHPDLLNSPDFPDDAKRRAERILQACGGHSLGAYSISSGTQLIREDVARYIERRDGGIPADPNNIFLSTGASDAIVTLLKLLVAGEGGTRTGVLIPIPQYPLYSAALAELNAVQVDYYLDEERAWALDVAELRRALLQARDHCRPRALCIINPGNPTGQVQTRECIEAVIRFAFEEGLFLLADEVYQDNVYAEGSQFHSFKKVLTEMGPPYATRQELASFHSVSKGYMGECGFRGGYVEVVNMDAAVQQQMQKLRSVRLCPPTPGQVLLDVAVSPPAPSDPSFAQFQADDHSAPHGEAAALAGNAEPVPRQVHPRVLLRTPLGARLDRQGRPRADSARVVGVSGALWTCSCCLCGWASPLFRPLIKQWAGLAACRLCAHLYAPPQPCPLLTAFLCGVLCRPGGPGGVVREGFQGR, from the exons ATGGCCTTGAGAACAGGTGACCACAGTCAGGCTGCAACGAATGGGCTGAAGGAGAAGGTGCTGACGCTGGACACCATGAACCCGTGTGTCCGGAAGGTGGAGTACGCGGTACGAGGCCCAATCGTGCTGCGCGCgctggagctggagcaggagcTGCGCCAG GGCGTAAGGAAGCCCTTCACTGAGGTCATCCGAGCCAACATCGGGGACGCACAGGCCATGGGGCAGACGCCTATCACCTTCCTGCGCCAG GTCCTGGCGCTCTGCGTCCACCCTGATCTCCTGAACAGCCCTGACTTCCCCGACGACGCCAAGAGGAGGGCGGAGCGCATCCTGCAGGCATGTGGGGGCCACAGCCTGG GGGCCTACAGCATCAGCTCCGGCACCCAGCTGATCCGCGAGGACGTGGCGCGGTACATTGAGCGGCGCGATGGAGGCATTCCCGCCGACCCCAATAACATCTTCCTGTCCACGGGGGCCAGCGACGCCATCGTG ACGTTGCTGAAGTTGCTGGTGGCCGGCGAGGGTGGCACGCGCACGGGCGTGCTCATCcccatccctcagtatccactcTACTCCGCCGCGCTGGCCGAGCTCAACGCGGTGCAGGTGGACTACTACCTGGACGAGGAGCGCGCCTGGGCGCTCGACGTGGCCGAGCTGCGGCGCGCGCTGCTCCAGGCGCGTGACCACTGCCGCCCCCGCGCGCTCTGCATCATCAACCCCGGCAACCCCACCG GTCAGGTGCAGACCCGCGAGTGCATTGAGGCCGTGATCCGCTTCGCCTTTGAGGAGGGGCTCTTCCTGTTGGCCGATGAG GTGTACCAGGACAACGTGTACGCCGAGGGCTCGCAGTTCCACTCGTTCAAGAAAGTGCTCACGGAGATGGGGCCGCCATACGCGACGCGGCAGGAGCTCGCCTCCTTCCACTCGGTCTCCAAGGGCTACATGGGCGA GTGCGGCTTCCGCGGCGGCTACGTGGAGGTGGTGAACATGGACGCAGCGGTGCAGCAGCAGATGCAGAAGCTGCGGAGCGTGCGCCTGTGCCCGCCCACGCCGGGCCAGGTCCTGCTAGACGTGGCGGTCAGCCCGCCCGCGCCCTCCGACCCCTCCTTCGCGCAGTTCCAGGCG GATGACCATTCTGCCCCCCATGGAGAAGCTGCGGCCCTTGCTGGAAACGCTGAGCCAGTTCCACGCCAAGTTCACCCGCGAGTACTCCTGAGGACACCGCTGGGAGCCAGGCTGGACCGGCAGGGACGACCCCGGGCGGACAGTGCTCGGGTTGTTGGGGTCTCTGGAGCCCTCTGGACTTGCTCCTGCTGCCTGTGTGGCTGGGCCTCCCCTCTCTTCAGGCCCCTAATAAAGCAGTGGGCTGGCTTGGCTGCTTGCAGGCTGTGTGCACACCTGTATGCGCCCCCGCAGCCTTGTCCACTCCTGACTGCCTTTCTGTGTGGGGTTCTGTGCAGGCCTGGGGGCCCAGGAggagtggtcagggagggcttccaggGGAGGTGA
- the GPT gene encoding alanine aminotransferase 1 isoform X2 translates to MALRTGDHSQAATNGLKEKVLTLDTMNPCVRKVEYAVRGPIVLRALELEQELRQGVRKPFTEVIRANIGDAQAMGQTPITFLRQVLALCVHPDLLNSPDFPDDAKRRAERILQACGGHSLGECQNLPEPPAGAGAGGGCPRRRWVCPLEGAGLLGREARGPPGPTRTPTLSFLSPGPGAYSISSGTQLIREDVARYIERRDGGIPADPNNIFLSTGASDAIVTLLKLLVAGEGGTRTGVLIPIPQYPLYSAALAELNAVQVDYYLDEERAWALDVAELRRALLQARDHCRPRALCIINPGNPTGQVQTRECIEAVIRFAFEEGLFLLADEVYQDNVYAEGSQFHSFKKVLTEMGPPYATRQELASFHSVSKGYMGECGFRGGYVEVVNMDAAVQQQMQKLRSVRLCPPTPGQVLLDVAVSPPAPSDPSFAQFQAERRAVLAELAAKAKLTEQVFNEAPGIRCNPVQGAMYSFPRVQLPPRAVQRAQELGLAPDMFFCLRLLEETGICVVPGSGFGQREGTYHFRMTILPPMEKLRPLLETLSQFHAKFTREYS, encoded by the exons ATGGCCTTGAGAACAGGTGACCACAGTCAGGCTGCAACGAATGGGCTGAAGGAGAAGGTGCTGACGCTGGACACCATGAACCCGTGTGTCCGGAAGGTGGAGTACGCGGTACGAGGCCCAATCGTGCTGCGCGCgctggagctggagcaggagcTGCGCCAG GGCGTAAGGAAGCCCTTCACTGAGGTCATCCGAGCCAACATCGGGGACGCACAGGCCATGGGGCAGACGCCTATCACCTTCCTGCGCCAG GTCCTGGCGCTCTGCGTCCACCCTGATCTCCTGAACAGCCCTGACTTCCCCGACGACGCCAAGAGGAGGGCGGAGCGCATCCTGCAGGCATGTGGGGGCCACAGCCTGGGTGAGTGCCAGAACCTGCCCGAGCCCCCGGCAGGGGCAGGCGCTGGCGGAGGCTGTCCCAGGAGACGGTGGGTCTGCCCGCTGGAAGGGGCGGGTCTCCTCGGGAGGGAGGCAAGGGGACCTCCCGGCCCCACCCGCACTCCCACCCTGTCCTTCCTGTCCCCGGGCCCAGGGGCCTACAGCATCAGCTCCGGCACCCAGCTGATCCGCGAGGACGTGGCGCGGTACATTGAGCGGCGCGATGGAGGCATTCCCGCCGACCCCAATAACATCTTCCTGTCCACGGGGGCCAGCGACGCCATCGTG ACGTTGCTGAAGTTGCTGGTGGCCGGCGAGGGTGGCACGCGCACGGGCGTGCTCATCcccatccctcagtatccactcTACTCCGCCGCGCTGGCCGAGCTCAACGCGGTGCAGGTGGACTACTACCTGGACGAGGAGCGCGCCTGGGCGCTCGACGTGGCCGAGCTGCGGCGCGCGCTGCTCCAGGCGCGTGACCACTGCCGCCCCCGCGCGCTCTGCATCATCAACCCCGGCAACCCCACCG GTCAGGTGCAGACCCGCGAGTGCATTGAGGCCGTGATCCGCTTCGCCTTTGAGGAGGGGCTCTTCCTGTTGGCCGATGAG GTGTACCAGGACAACGTGTACGCCGAGGGCTCGCAGTTCCACTCGTTCAAGAAAGTGCTCACGGAGATGGGGCCGCCATACGCGACGCGGCAGGAGCTCGCCTCCTTCCACTCGGTCTCCAAGGGCTACATGGGCGA GTGCGGCTTCCGCGGCGGCTACGTGGAGGTGGTGAACATGGACGCAGCGGTGCAGCAGCAGATGCAGAAGCTGCGGAGCGTGCGCCTGTGCCCGCCCACGCCGGGCCAGGTCCTGCTAGACGTGGCGGTCAGCCCGCCCGCGCCCTCCGACCCCTCCTTCGCGCAGTTCCAGGCG GAGAGGCGGGCGGTGCTGGCCGAGCTGGCGGCCAAGGCCAAGCTCACGGAGCAGGTCTTCAACGAGGCTCCCGGCATCCGCTGCAACCCGGTGCAGGGAGCCATGTACTCCTTCCCGCGCGTGCAGCTGCCCCCGCGTGCGGTGCAGCGCGCTCAG gAGCTGGGCCTGGCTCCCGACATGTTTTTTTGCCTGCGCCTCCTGGAGGAGACCGGCATCTGCGTGGTGCCTGGCAGTGGCTTCGGGCAGCGGGAAGGCACCTACCACTTCCG GATGACCATTCTGCCCCCCATGGAGAAGCTGCGGCCCTTGCTGGAAACGCTGAGCCAGTTCCACGCCAAGTTCACCCGCGAGTACTCCTGA
- the MFSD3 gene encoding major facilitator superfamily domain-containing protein 3 isoform X2, which yields MPPRPALNPDPATRAWAPAPAPAPGLLAMRGKLLPLAGLYLVQGLPYGLQSGLLPVLLRARGLSLTRVGLAKALYAPWLFKLVWAPLVDTRGSPRAWLTLSTAALGLVCGLLASHPPAAAGQAGLPVTVAGLLLLLNLAAAVQDVALDTLAVRLLEPAELGPGNTVQVVAYKLGAVLAGGGLLAFVPTLSWPLLFLLLAATYWLAAALTWVAPALQQLPTPLPSEHPRHTLHLGQDLLAVPGTLWTVGFVLTYKLGEQGTSGLFPLLLLDCGISAPELGMWNGVGAVACSIAGSSLSGALLARRRQPLPLLKSALQFRLGGLACQTAVLFHLDSPGASLAPSTVLRGAALLSLCLQHFLGGLVTTTTFTLMMRCSQLAPSALQATHYSLLATLELLGKLLMGTLAGALADSLGPRLCFSVFLALSAMPMLYLGLAPNTLA from the exons ATGCCGCCCCGGCCAGCCTTGAACCCAGACCCAGCCACTAGAGCTtgggcccccgcccccgccccagcgCCCGGCCTCCTCGCCATGCGTGGGAAGCTGCTGCCGCTGGCCGGCCTTTACCTGGTGCAGGGCCTGCCCTATGGGCTGCAGTCTGGGCTGCTGCCCGTGCTGCTGCGGGCCCGCGGCCTCTCCCTGACACGCGTGGGACTGGCCAAGGCGCTGTATGCACCGTGGCTGTTCAAGCTTGTGTGGGCCCCGCTGGTGGACACTCGGGGCTCCCCAAGGGCCTGGCTGACGCTCAGCACAGCTGCTCTGGGCCTGGTGTGTGGGCTGCTGGCATCCCACCCTCCCGCCGCAGCTGGTCAGGCCGGTCTGCCTGTCACGGTGGCGGGGCTGCTTCTGCTGCTGAATCTGGCTGCAGCTGTGCAGGATGTGGCCCTGGACACGCTGGCTGTACGGCTCCTGGAGCCCGCAGAGCTGGGGCCTGGCAACACTGTGCAGGTGGTCGCATACAAGCTGGGGGCGGTGCTGGCTGGGGGTGGGCTGCTGGCCTTTGTGCCCACCCTATCCTGGCCCCTGCTCTTTCTGCTCCTGGCTGCCACTTATTGGTTGGCTGCTGCCTTGACCTGGGTGGCACCAGCCCTGCAACAGCTTCCCACACCTCTGCCCTCAGAACACCCCCGACACACCCTGCACCTTGGGCAGGACTTGCTGGCCGTGCCTGGAACCCTGTGGACAGTGGGCTTCGTGCTCACCTACAAGCTGG GTGAGCAGGGCACCAGCGGCCTGTTCCCACTGCTCCTGCTGGACTGCGGCATCTCTGCCCCAGAGCTGGGGATGTGGAATGGTGTGGGCGCTGTGGCCTGCTCCATTGCTGGCTCATCCCTGAGTGGGGCCCTCCTGGCCAGGCGCCG gcagccACTGCCCCTGTTGAAGTCAGCGCTTCAGTTCCGTCTTGGGGGCCTGGCCTGCCAGACTGCCGTGCTCTTTCACCTGGACAGCCCTGGGGCCAGCCTGGCCCCCAGCACAGTCCTGAGAG GTGCAGCCCTGCTGAGCCTGTGTCTGCAGCACTTCCTGGGGGGCCTGGTCACAACCACCACCTTCACCCTGATGATGCGCTGCAGCCAGCTGGCACCAAGTGCCCTGCAG gccACACACTACAGTCTCCTGGCCACTCTGGAGCTGCTGGGGAAGCTGCTGATGGGCACGCTGGCTGGAGCCCTGGCTGACAGCCTGGGGCCACGCCTCTGCTTCTCCGTCTTCCTCGCTCTCTCAGCCATGCCCATGCTGTACCTGGGCCTTGCACCCAACACCCTGGCCTGA
- the MFSD3 gene encoding major facilitator superfamily domain-containing protein 3 isoform X1, whose protein sequence is MPPRPALNPDPATRAWAPAPAPAPGLLAMRGKLLPLAGLYLVQGLPYGLQSGLLPVLLRARGLSLTRVGLAKALYAPWLFKLVWAPLVDTRGSPRAWLTLSTAALGLVCGLLASHPPAAAGQAGLPVTVAGLLLLLNLAAAVQDVALDTLAVRLLEPAELGPGNTVQVVAYKLGAVLAGGGLLAFVPTLSWPLLFLLLAATYWLAAALTWVAPALQQLPTPLPSEHPRHTLHLGQDLLAVPGTLWTVGFVLTYKLGEQGTSGLFPLLLLDCGISAPELGMWNGVGAVACSIAGSSLSGALLARRRQPLPLLKSALQFRLGGLACQTAVLFHLDSPGASLAPSTVLRGAALLSLCLQHFLGGLVTTTTFTLMMRCSQLAPSALQQATHYSLLATLELLGKLLMGTLAGALADSLGPRLCFSVFLALSAMPMLYLGLAPNTLA, encoded by the exons ATGCCGCCCCGGCCAGCCTTGAACCCAGACCCAGCCACTAGAGCTtgggcccccgcccccgccccagcgCCCGGCCTCCTCGCCATGCGTGGGAAGCTGCTGCCGCTGGCCGGCCTTTACCTGGTGCAGGGCCTGCCCTATGGGCTGCAGTCTGGGCTGCTGCCCGTGCTGCTGCGGGCCCGCGGCCTCTCCCTGACACGCGTGGGACTGGCCAAGGCGCTGTATGCACCGTGGCTGTTCAAGCTTGTGTGGGCCCCGCTGGTGGACACTCGGGGCTCCCCAAGGGCCTGGCTGACGCTCAGCACAGCTGCTCTGGGCCTGGTGTGTGGGCTGCTGGCATCCCACCCTCCCGCCGCAGCTGGTCAGGCCGGTCTGCCTGTCACGGTGGCGGGGCTGCTTCTGCTGCTGAATCTGGCTGCAGCTGTGCAGGATGTGGCCCTGGACACGCTGGCTGTACGGCTCCTGGAGCCCGCAGAGCTGGGGCCTGGCAACACTGTGCAGGTGGTCGCATACAAGCTGGGGGCGGTGCTGGCTGGGGGTGGGCTGCTGGCCTTTGTGCCCACCCTATCCTGGCCCCTGCTCTTTCTGCTCCTGGCTGCCACTTATTGGTTGGCTGCTGCCTTGACCTGGGTGGCACCAGCCCTGCAACAGCTTCCCACACCTCTGCCCTCAGAACACCCCCGACACACCCTGCACCTTGGGCAGGACTTGCTGGCCGTGCCTGGAACCCTGTGGACAGTGGGCTTCGTGCTCACCTACAAGCTGG GTGAGCAGGGCACCAGCGGCCTGTTCCCACTGCTCCTGCTGGACTGCGGCATCTCTGCCCCAGAGCTGGGGATGTGGAATGGTGTGGGCGCTGTGGCCTGCTCCATTGCTGGCTCATCCCTGAGTGGGGCCCTCCTGGCCAGGCGCCG gcagccACTGCCCCTGTTGAAGTCAGCGCTTCAGTTCCGTCTTGGGGGCCTGGCCTGCCAGACTGCCGTGCTCTTTCACCTGGACAGCCCTGGGGCCAGCCTGGCCCCCAGCACAGTCCTGAGAG GTGCAGCCCTGCTGAGCCTGTGTCTGCAGCACTTCCTGGGGGGCCTGGTCACAACCACCACCTTCACCCTGATGATGCGCTGCAGCCAGCTGGCACCAAGTGCCCTGCAG caggccACACACTACAGTCTCCTGGCCACTCTGGAGCTGCTGGGGAAGCTGCTGATGGGCACGCTGGCTGGAGCCCTGGCTGACAGCCTGGGGCCACGCCTCTGCTTCTCCGTCTTCCTCGCTCTCTCAGCCATGCCCATGCTGTACCTGGGCCTTGCACCCAACACCCTGGCCTGA